A part of Pseudomonas sp. HR96 genomic DNA contains:
- a CDS encoding replication-associated recombination protein A encodes MDLFRSEPIAQPLAARLRASNLDEYVGQEHLLARGKPLREAIEQGALHSMIFWGPPGVGKTTLARLLAKVSDAHFETVSAVLAGVKEIRQAVEIAKQQAGQYGRRTILFVDEVHRFNKSQQDAFLPYVEDGTLIFIGATTENPSFELNNALLSRARVYVLKSLDEAALRKLVDRALTEEKGLGKRQLRLGDEAFKMLLAAADGDGRRLLNLLENASDLAEDGEEIGTELLQSLLGDTRRRFDKGGEAFYDQISALHKSVRGSNPDAALYWFARMLDGGCDPLYLARRVVRMASEDIGNADPRALSLCLSAWDVQERLGSPEGELAVAQAIVYIACAPKSNAVYMGFKAAMREAAEHGSLEVPLHLRNAPTKLMKQLGYGEEYRYAHDEPDAYAAGEDYFPEALEPRAYYQPVPRGLELKIREKLSHLAVLDRNSPRRRRKD; translated from the coding sequence ATGGATCTGTTTCGCAGCGAACCCATCGCTCAACCCCTGGCAGCCCGACTGCGCGCGAGCAATCTGGACGAATACGTCGGCCAGGAGCATCTGCTGGCGCGCGGCAAGCCGCTGCGTGAGGCGATCGAGCAGGGCGCGCTGCACTCGATGATCTTCTGGGGCCCGCCCGGGGTCGGCAAGACGACCCTGGCGCGGCTGCTGGCCAAGGTGTCCGACGCCCATTTCGAAACCGTCTCGGCGGTGCTGGCTGGGGTCAAGGAGATCCGCCAGGCGGTGGAAATCGCCAAGCAGCAGGCCGGGCAGTATGGCCGGCGCACCATCCTGTTCGTCGACGAAGTGCACCGCTTCAACAAGTCGCAGCAGGACGCCTTCCTGCCGTACGTCGAAGACGGCACGCTGATCTTCATCGGCGCCACCACCGAAAATCCCTCGTTCGAGCTGAACAACGCCCTGCTGTCCAGGGCCCGTGTCTACGTGCTCAAGAGCCTCGATGAGGCGGCGCTGCGCAAGCTGGTCGATCGCGCCCTGACCGAAGAGAAGGGTCTGGGCAAACGCCAGCTGCGCCTGGGCGACGAAGCGTTCAAGATGCTCCTGGCCGCCGCCGACGGCGATGGCCGACGCCTGCTCAACCTGCTGGAGAACGCCTCGGACCTGGCCGAGGACGGCGAGGAAATCGGCACCGAGCTGCTGCAGAGCCTGCTGGGCGACACCCGCCGACGCTTCGACAAGGGCGGCGAGGCCTTCTACGACCAGATCTCGGCGCTGCACAAGTCAGTGCGCGGCTCCAACCCCGATGCCGCGCTGTACTGGTTCGCGCGCATGCTCGATGGTGGTTGCGACCCCTTGTACCTGGCCCGGCGCGTGGTGCGCATGGCCAGCGAAGATATTGGCAACGCCGACCCGCGCGCCCTCAGCCTGTGCCTGTCGGCCTGGGACGTGCAGGAGCGCCTGGGCAGCCCTGAAGGGGAGCTGGCGGTGGCACAGGCCATCGTCTACATCGCCTGTGCGCCGAAGAGCAATGCGGTGTACATGGGTTTCAAGGCGGCCATGCGCGAGGCGGCCGAGCACGGCTCGCTGGAAGTGCCGCTGCACTTGCGCAACGCGCCGACCAAGCTCATGAAGCAGCTGGGCTACGGCGAAGAATACCGCTACGCCCACGACGAGCCCGACGCCTACGCCGCCGGGGAAGACTACTTCCCCGAAGCCCTGGAGCCACGGGCCTACTACCAGCCGGTGCCGCGCGGCCTGGAATTGAAGATTCGCGAAAAACTCAGCCACCTCGCGGTACTCGACCGCAACAGCCCGCGCCGCCGGAGAAAGGATTGA
- the aat gene encoding leucyl/phenylalanyl-tRNA--protein transferase translates to MLTWLKRTDLVFPPLDKAMREPNGLLAAGGDLSPERLVAAYRHGCFPWHDDSQPILWWSPDPRTVLFPAQLHVSRSLAKLLRQQRYRVSFDHCFAEVIRACAAPRSYADGTWITSNMQAAYIELHARGIAHSVEVWDGESLVGGLYGLAMGQLFFGESMFSRADNASKVGFATLVRHLQQGGFQLIDCQMPTGHLQSLGATSISRAEFADYLARYLDQPNSASWIC, encoded by the coding sequence ATGCTGACCTGGCTCAAACGCACCGACCTGGTTTTCCCCCCACTCGACAAAGCGATGCGCGAGCCCAACGGCCTGCTGGCAGCTGGCGGCGACCTGAGCCCCGAACGCCTGGTCGCCGCCTACCGGCACGGCTGCTTCCCGTGGCATGACGACAGCCAGCCGATCCTCTGGTGGTCGCCGGATCCACGCACCGTGCTGTTTCCCGCGCAACTGCATGTTTCGCGCAGCCTGGCCAAGCTGCTGCGCCAGCAACGCTACCGGGTCAGCTTCGATCACTGCTTCGCCGAGGTCATCAGGGCGTGCGCCGCGCCGCGCAGCTATGCCGACGGCACCTGGATCACCAGCAACATGCAGGCCGCCTACATCGAGCTGCACGCCCGCGGCATCGCCCACTCGGTGGAGGTCTGGGACGGCGAAAGCCTGGTCGGCGGCCTGTACGGCCTGGCAATGGGCCAGTTGTTTTTCGGCGAGTCGATGTTCAGCCGCGCCGACAACGCCTCCAAGGTCGGCTTCGCAACGCTGGTCCGGCACCTGCAGCAGGGCGGATTCCAGTTGATCGACTGCCAGATGCCCACCGGCCACCTGCAAAGCCTGGGCGCCACCTCGATCAGCCGCGCCGAATTCGCCGACTACCTGGCGCGCTACCTCGACCAACCCAACAGCGCCAGCTGGATCTGCTAG
- the serS gene encoding serine--tRNA ligase, protein MLDSKLLRGQLQDVADRLASRGYSLDVARIEALEAQRKTVQTRTEQLQADRNARSKSIGQAKQRGEDIAPLMADVDRMAGELTAGKAELDALQVELDAILLGIPNLPHESVPVGADEDGNVEVRRWGSPTAFDFPIQDHVALGEKFGWLDFETAAKLSGARFALLRGPIARLHRALAQFMINLHVGEHGYEEAYTPYLVQAPALQGTGQLPKFEEDLFKISRDGEADLYLIPTAEVSLTNIVAGEILDAKQLPLKLVAHTPCFRSEAGASGRDTRGMIRQHQFDKVEMVQVVEPSKSMQALESLTANAERVLQALELPYRVLALCTGDMGFSAVKTYDLEVWVPSQDKYREISSCSNTGDFQARRMQARWRNPETGKPELVHTLNGSGLAVGRTLVAVLENYQQADGSIRVPEVLKPYMGGLEVIG, encoded by the coding sequence ATGCTCGATTCCAAACTGTTACGTGGCCAACTCCAGGACGTAGCGGACCGCCTGGCCAGTCGTGGCTACAGCCTCGACGTGGCACGCATCGAAGCGCTGGAAGCCCAGCGCAAGACCGTGCAGACCCGCACCGAGCAATTGCAGGCCGATCGAAACGCCCGTTCCAAATCCATTGGTCAGGCCAAGCAGCGTGGCGAAGACATCGCCCCGTTGATGGCGGACGTCGACCGCATGGCCGGCGAACTGACCGCTGGCAAGGCCGAACTGGACGCCTTGCAGGTCGAGCTCGACGCGATCCTGCTGGGCATCCCCAACCTGCCCCATGAATCGGTACCGGTGGGTGCCGACGAAGACGGCAACGTCGAAGTGCGCCGCTGGGGCAGCCCCACTGCGTTCGACTTCCCGATCCAGGACCACGTGGCCCTGGGCGAAAAGTTCGGCTGGCTGGATTTCGAAACCGCCGCCAAGCTCTCCGGTGCGCGTTTTGCCCTGCTGCGTGGGCCCATCGCGCGCCTGCACCGCGCCCTGGCGCAGTTCATGATCAACCTGCACGTCGGCGAGCATGGCTACGAAGAGGCCTACACCCCGTACCTGGTGCAGGCGCCGGCGCTGCAGGGCACCGGTCAGCTGCCCAAGTTCGAGGAAGACCTGTTCAAGATCAGCCGCGACGGCGAGGCCGACCTGTACCTGATCCCGACCGCCGAAGTGTCGCTGACCAACATTGTTGCCGGCGAGATTCTCGACGCCAAACAGCTGCCGCTCAAGCTCGTCGCCCACACGCCCTGCTTTCGCAGCGAAGCCGGTGCGTCGGGTCGCGACACTCGCGGCATGATTCGCCAGCACCAGTTCGACAAGGTCGAAATGGTCCAGGTGGTCGAGCCGAGCAAGTCGATGCAAGCCCTGGAAAGCCTCACCGCCAACGCCGAGCGCGTGCTCCAGGCACTGGAACTGCCGTATCGCGTGCTGGCGCTGTGCACCGGCGACATGGGTTTCAGCGCGGTGAAAACCTACGACCTGGAAGTCTGGGTACCGAGCCAGGACAAGTACCGCGAGATTTCCTCGTGCTCCAACACCGGCGACTTCCAGGCGCGGCGCATGCAGGCGCGCTGGCGCAACCCGGAAACCGGCAAGCCGGAGCTGGTGCATACCCTCAACGGCTCCGGTTTGGCCGTGGGCCGCACCCTGGTCGCGGTGCTGGAAAACTATCAGCAGGCCGACGGTTCTATCCGCGTGCCTGAGGTGCTCAAGCCCTATATGGGCGGCCTCGAGGTCATCGGCTGA
- the infA gene encoding translation initiation factor IF-1 translates to MSKEDSFEMEGTVVDTLPNTMFRVELENGHVVTAHISGKMRKNYIRILTGDKVRVELTPYDLSKGRITYRAR, encoded by the coding sequence ATGTCGAAAGAAGACAGCTTCGAAATGGAAGGCACTGTCGTCGACACCCTGCCCAACACCATGTTTCGCGTGGAGTTGGAAAATGGGCACGTCGTAACCGCGCATATCTCCGGGAAGATGCGCAAGAATTACATTCGTATCCTGACCGGCGACAAGGTGCGCGTTGAACTGACGCCCTATGATTTGAGCAAAGGGCGCATCACCTACCGCGCTCGCTAA
- the crcB gene encoding fluoride efflux transporter CrcB: MIPTIIAVTLGGIVGTLLRFATGTYVVANWPRFFYSATLAVNIVGCLLIGYLYGLFLIRPEIPVEVRSGLIVGFIGGLTTFSSFSLDTVRLLESGQGLVAVGYCAISVFGGLFATWAGLALTRL; this comes from the coding sequence TTGATCCCTACTATTATCGCCGTCACGCTGGGCGGCATCGTCGGAACACTGTTACGCTTCGCCACCGGCACCTATGTAGTGGCCAATTGGCCGCGTTTTTTCTACAGCGCCACCTTGGCGGTGAACATCGTCGGCTGCCTGCTGATCGGCTACCTTTACGGCTTGTTCCTGATTCGTCCGGAGATTCCCGTGGAAGTGCGTTCGGGCCTGATCGTCGGCTTCATCGGCGGCCTGACCACGTTTTCCTCTTTTTCCCTGGATACAGTGCGCTTGTTGGAAAGCGGGCAGGGCCTGGTAGCCGTCGGCTACTGTGCCATCAGCGTATTCGGCGGGCTGTTCGCCACCTGGGCGGGCCTGGCCCTGACACGGCTGTAA
- a CDS encoding arginyltransferase: MTELARLKFYATQPHSCSYLPEEQATTLFLDPSQPMDANVYADLSEMGFRRSGDHLYRPHCQRCNACVPARIPVADFLPSRQQRRILKRNADLQVTSVTPAFTDEYFDLYQRYIEQRHADGDMYPPSRDQFSTFLVRDLPFSRFYEFRLQGRLVAVAVTDLLPNGLSAVYTFYDPAEERRSLGRFAILWQVTEALRLNLEAVYLGYWIKNCKKMNYKTQYRPIELLINQRWVTLN, translated from the coding sequence ATGACCGAGCTGGCGCGCCTGAAGTTTTATGCCACTCAACCCCACTCGTGCAGCTACCTGCCCGAGGAGCAGGCCACCACGCTGTTCCTCGACCCCAGCCAGCCGATGGACGCCAACGTCTACGCCGACCTCTCGGAGATGGGCTTTCGGCGCAGCGGCGACCACCTGTACCGCCCGCACTGCCAGCGCTGCAACGCCTGCGTGCCGGCGCGCATCCCGGTCGCCGATTTCCTGCCCAGCCGCCAGCAGCGGCGCATTCTCAAGCGCAACGCCGACCTTCAAGTGACCTCGGTGACCCCGGCGTTCACCGACGAGTACTTCGACCTCTACCAGCGCTACATCGAGCAGCGTCATGCCGACGGCGACATGTACCCGCCCAGCCGCGATCAGTTTTCCACCTTCCTGGTCCGCGACCTGCCGTTCTCGCGCTTCTACGAGTTTCGCCTGCAAGGCCGGCTGGTGGCAGTGGCGGTCACCGATCTGCTGCCCAACGGCCTGTCGGCCGTCTACACCTTCTATGACCCGGCAGAGGAGCGCCGCAGCCTGGGCCGCTTCGCCATCCTCTGGCAAGTCACCGAAGCGCTGCGCCTGAACCTGGAGGCGGTGTACCTGGGGTACTGGATCAAGAACTGCAAAAAGATGAACTACAAGACCCAATATCGGCCCATAGAACTGCTGATCAATCAGCGTTGGGTCACCCTGAACTGA
- the lolA gene encoding outer membrane lipoprotein chaperone LolA, with product MRLIRMLLVSALPLFATLPALAADTDVTRLTQLLEKSQTLTGRFSQLTLDGGGTQLQETSGEMTLQRPGLFNWHTDAPQEQLMVSDGKKVSLWDPDLEQVTIKTLDQRLTQTPALLLSGDVSKISQSFDITSKEQGDIIDFILKPKAKDTLFDSLRLSFRGGLINDMQLIDSVGQRTNILFTGVKANQPVEPGKFKFDVPKGADVIQE from the coding sequence ATGCGCCTTATTCGCATGCTGCTGGTGTCTGCTCTGCCGCTGTTCGCCACCCTGCCGGCCCTGGCGGCCGACACTGACGTGACGCGACTGACCCAGCTTCTGGAAAAATCCCAGACCTTGACCGGGCGCTTCTCACAGCTGACCCTCGACGGTGGCGGCACCCAGCTGCAGGAAACGTCCGGCGAAATGACCCTGCAGCGCCCTGGCCTGTTCAACTGGCACACCGACGCACCGCAGGAACAGTTGATGGTCTCGGACGGCAAGAAGGTCTCGCTGTGGGACCCGGACCTGGAACAGGTGACCATCAAGACCCTTGACCAGCGCCTGACCCAGACCCCGGCCTTGCTGCTGTCCGGTGACGTCTCGAAGATCAGCCAGAGCTTCGACATCACCTCCAAGGAACAGGGCGACATCATCGACTTCATCCTCAAGCCCAAAGCCAAGGACACCTTGTTCGACTCCCTGCGTCTGTCGTTTCGCGGCGGCTTGATCAACGACATGCAACTGATCGACAGCGTCGGCCAGCGCACCAATATTCTCTTTACCGGGGTCAAGGCCAACCAGCCTGTGGAACCCGGCAAGTTCAAGTTCGACGTGCCCAAAGGCGCCGACGTGATTCAGGAATAA
- a CDS encoding DNA translocase FtsK has product MKKSTATSAPVPLWRQHIHYRLKEGALIAMGALCLYLLMALLTYDQTDPGWSHSSHSAQVQNAAGRAGSFAADILFMVLGYFAYVFPLLLAVKTWQIFRERHQPWQWSGWLFSWRLIGLVFLVLSGAALAHIHFHSAPNLPASAGGALGESLGDLARNALNVQGSTLLFIALFLFGLTVFTDLSWFKVMDVTGKITLDLLELVQGAAGRWWTARNERKQLVAKLRQVDEPAFARQEPARPVASESLRARPRVVEPSLAEAAPLDKPAPAPIVAERPKPVVVAPAAPVAAARPVPAPATPGVDPLLARMSVPIQPLGETHNGVSAAATPFKPAETSKRVEKEKQASLFVDNGLAGTLPPISILDPAEKKQVNYSPESLAGVGQLLEIKLKEFGVEVSVDSIHPGPVITRYEIQPAAGVKVSRISNLAKDLARSLAVLSVRVVEVIPGKTTVGIEIPNEDRQIVRFSEVLSSPQYDDATSPVTLALGHDIGGKPVITDLAKMPHLLVAGTTGSGKSVGVNAMILSILFKSGPEDAKMIMIDPKMLELSIYEGIPHLLCPVVTDMKDAANALRWSVAEMERRYKLMAAMGVRNLAGFNRKVKDAEAEGMPLADPLYKRESMHDEAPLLKTLPTIVVVVDEFADMMMIVGKKVEELIARIAQKARAAGIHLILATQRPSVDVITGLIKANIPTRMAFQVSSKIDSRTIIDQGGAEQLLGHGDMLYMPPGTSLPIRVHGAFVSDDEVHRVVEAWKQRGVPDYNEDILAGVEEAGSGFENGGGGGGDGDDSESDALYDEAVNFVLESRRASISAVQRKLKIGYNRAARMIEAMEMAGVVTPMNTNGSREVIAPGPMRD; this is encoded by the coding sequence TTGAAGAAATCCACCGCAACCTCCGCTCCCGTGCCGCTCTGGCGCCAACACATCCACTACCGGCTCAAGGAAGGTGCGCTCATCGCCATGGGCGCTCTGTGCCTGTACCTGCTGATGGCCTTGCTGACCTACGATCAGACCGATCCGGGTTGGAGCCACTCCAGCCATTCGGCGCAGGTGCAGAACGCCGCTGGCCGGGCCGGGTCCTTTGCCGCCGACATCCTGTTCATGGTGCTGGGCTATTTCGCCTACGTGTTCCCGTTGCTGCTGGCGGTCAAGACCTGGCAGATCTTCCGCGAACGGCACCAGCCGTGGCAGTGGAGCGGCTGGCTGTTCTCCTGGCGCCTGATCGGCCTGGTCTTTCTGGTGCTGTCGGGCGCCGCGCTGGCGCATATCCATTTCCACTCGGCGCCCAACCTGCCGGCCTCGGCCGGCGGCGCGCTGGGCGAAAGCCTGGGCGACCTGGCGCGCAACGCCTTGAACGTGCAGGGCAGCACCCTGCTGTTCATCGCCCTGTTCCTGTTCGGCCTGACCGTGTTCACCGACCTGTCGTGGTTCAAGGTGATGGACGTCACCGGCAAGATCACCCTTGACCTGCTGGAGCTGGTGCAGGGTGCTGCCGGGCGCTGGTGGACGGCGCGCAACGAACGCAAGCAACTGGTGGCCAAGCTGCGCCAGGTCGACGAGCCGGCGTTCGCCCGCCAGGAGCCGGCCAGGCCGGTGGCGAGTGAGTCGCTGCGGGCCAGGCCGCGAGTGGTCGAGCCGTCGTTGGCCGAGGCGGCGCCATTGGACAAGCCCGCCCCGGCGCCCATCGTCGCCGAGCGGCCCAAGCCTGTCGTGGTCGCGCCAGCGGCCCCGGTCGCTGCGGCCCGGCCGGTGCCGGCGCCAGCCACTCCAGGGGTCGATCCGTTACTGGCGCGCATGTCGGTGCCGATCCAGCCCCTGGGGGAGACCCATAACGGCGTCAGCGCTGCGGCCACGCCGTTCAAGCCGGCCGAAACCAGCAAGCGTGTAGAGAAGGAAAAGCAGGCCAGCCTGTTCGTCGACAATGGCCTGGCCGGTACCTTGCCGCCGATCTCGATCCTCGATCCGGCGGAAAAGAAGCAGGTCAACTATTCGCCTGAGTCGCTCGCCGGGGTCGGTCAGCTGCTCGAGATCAAGCTCAAGGAGTTCGGTGTGGAAGTCAGCGTCGACTCCATCCACCCGGGTCCGGTGATCACCCGGTACGAGATACAACCGGCCGCCGGGGTCAAGGTCAGCCGCATCTCCAACCTGGCCAAGGACCTGGCGCGTTCGCTGGCCGTGCTCAGCGTGCGTGTGGTCGAGGTGATTCCGGGCAAGACCACCGTGGGCATCGAGATTCCCAACGAAGACCGGCAGATCGTGCGCTTCTCCGAAGTGCTGTCTTCGCCCCAATACGACGACGCCACTTCGCCGGTCACCCTGGCGCTGGGTCATGACATCGGTGGCAAGCCGGTGATCACTGACCTGGCGAAGATGCCGCACCTGCTGGTGGCCGGTACCACCGGCTCCGGCAAGTCGGTGGGGGTCAACGCGATGATCCTGTCGATCCTGTTCAAGTCGGGCCCCGAAGACGCCAAGATGATCATGATCGACCCGAAGATGCTCGAGCTGTCGATCTACGAAGGCATCCCGCACCTGCTGTGCCCGGTGGTCACCGACATGAAGGACGCCGCCAACGCCCTGCGCTGGAGCGTTGCCGAGATGGAACGGCGCTACAAGCTGATGGCCGCCATGGGCGTGCGCAACCTGGCCGGTTTCAACCGCAAGGTCAAGGACGCCGAGGCCGAGGGCATGCCCCTGGCCGACCCGCTGTACAAGCGCGAAAGCATGCACGACGAGGCGCCGCTGTTGAAGACCCTGCCGACCATCGTGGTGGTGGTCGACGAATTCGCCGACATGATGATGATCGTCGGCAAGAAGGTCGAAGAGCTGATCGCGCGTATCGCGCAGAAGGCGCGGGCCGCTGGCATCCACCTGATCCTCGCCACCCAGCGCCCCTCGGTGGACGTGATCACCGGCCTGATCAAGGCCAACATCCCGACCCGCATGGCGTTCCAGGTGTCGAGCAAGATCGACTCGCGGACCATCATCGACCAAGGGGGTGCCGAGCAGCTGCTGGGCCACGGTGACATGCTCTACATGCCGCCGGGCACCAGCCTGCCGATTCGCGTGCACGGCGCCTTCGTTTCCGACGACGAAGTGCATCGCGTGGTCGAGGCGTGGAAGCAGCGCGGCGTGCCGGACTACAACGAAGATATTCTGGCCGGCGTCGAAGAGGCCGGCAGCGGCTTCGAGAACGGCGGTGGCGGCGGTGGCGATGGCGACGACAGTGAAAGCGACGCCTTGTACGACGAAGCCGTCAATTTCGTCCTGGAAAGCCGCCGGGCATCGATTTCCGCGGTGCAGCGCAAGCTCAAGATCGGCTACAACCGCGCAGCACGCATGATCGAAGCCATGGAAATGGCCGGCGTGGTCACGCCAATGAACACCAACGGTTCCCGGGAAGTCATCGCCCCCGGGCCGATGCGCGACTAA
- the cysG gene encoding siroheme synthase CysG: MEYLPLFHNLRASKVLVVGGGEIALRKSRLLADAGAVLRVVAPAIDSQLAELIASGGGEALLRGYQEQDLDGCQLVIAATDDEALNAQVSADARRRCVPVNVVDAPALCSVIFPAIVDRSPLVVAVSSGGDAPVLARLIRARLEAWIPATYGELAGLAARFRQRVKALYPDVQQRRAFWEEVFQGPIADRQLAGQGAEAERLLEAKLVGAPPHAPGEVYLVGAGPGDPDLLTFKALRLMQQADVVLYDRLVAPAIVELCRRDAERIYVGKRRAEHAVPQEQINQQLVTLAKQGKRVVRLKGGDPFIFGRGGEEIEELAAHGIPFQVVPGITAASGCAAYGGIPLTHRDYAQSVRFITGHLKNHTSDLPWPDLVAPAQTLVFYMGLIGLPIICAELIKHGRAADTPAALVQQGTTPNQRVFTGTLANLPQLVAEHEVHAPTLVIVGEVVQLRDKLKWFEGAQGTV; this comes from the coding sequence ATGGAATACCTGCCGCTGTTTCACAACCTGCGCGCCAGCAAGGTGCTGGTGGTCGGCGGCGGCGAGATTGCCTTGCGCAAATCTCGCCTGCTGGCCGATGCCGGCGCCGTGCTGCGCGTGGTGGCGCCGGCCATCGACAGTCAGCTCGCCGAGCTGATTGCCAGCGGCGGCGGCGAAGCTTTGCTACGCGGCTATCAGGAGCAGGACCTCGACGGCTGCCAGCTGGTCATCGCCGCCACTGACGACGAGGCGCTCAACGCTCAGGTGTCGGCCGATGCGCGGCGGCGCTGCGTGCCGGTCAACGTGGTGGACGCGCCGGCGCTGTGCAGCGTGATCTTCCCGGCCATCGTCGACCGTTCACCCCTGGTGGTGGCGGTGTCCAGTGGTGGCGACGCGCCAGTGCTGGCGCGCCTGATCCGTGCGCGCCTGGAGGCCTGGATTCCAGCCACCTACGGTGAGCTGGCCGGGCTGGCCGCGCGTTTTCGCCAGCGGGTCAAGGCACTCTATCCTGATGTGCAGCAACGTCGCGCGTTCTGGGAAGAAGTGTTCCAAGGACCGATTGCCGACCGCCAACTGGCCGGGCAGGGCGCCGAGGCCGAGCGCCTGCTGGAAGCCAAATTGGTAGGCGCGCCGCCTCACGCCCCCGGCGAGGTCTATCTGGTGGGCGCCGGCCCGGGCGATCCAGATCTGCTGACCTTCAAGGCCCTGCGCCTGATGCAGCAGGCTGACGTCGTGCTGTACGACCGACTGGTGGCGCCGGCCATCGTCGAGCTGTGCCGTCGCGACGCCGAACGCATCTACGTCGGCAAGCGCCGCGCCGAGCATGCGGTGCCGCAAGAGCAGATCAACCAGCAGCTGGTAACCTTGGCCAAACAGGGCAAGCGGGTGGTGCGCCTCAAGGGCGGCGACCCGTTCATCTTTGGCCGCGGTGGCGAAGAGATCGAGGAGCTGGCGGCCCATGGCATACCCTTCCAGGTGGTGCCGGGCATCACCGCGGCCAGCGGCTGCGCGGCCTATGGCGGCATTCCGCTGACCCACCGTGACTACGCCCAGTCGGTGCGCTTCATCACCGGCCACCTGAAGAACCATACCAGCGACCTGCCCTGGCCCGATCTGGTCGCACCGGCGCAAACGTTGGTGTTCTACATGGGCCTGATCGGTTTGCCGATCATCTGCGCCGAACTGATCAAACACGGCCGCGCGGCCGATACCCCGGCGGCGCTGGTCCAGCAGGGCACCACGCCGAATCAGCGGGTGTTCACCGGCACCTTGGCCAACCTGCCGCAGCTGGTGGCCGAGCATGAGGTGCATGCACCGACCTTGGTGATCGTCGGTGAAGTGGTGCAATTGCGCGACAAGCTGAAGTGGTTCGAAGGGGCGCAAGGCACGGTCTGA